The proteins below are encoded in one region of Triplophysa rosa unplaced genomic scaffold, Trosa_1v2 scaffold143_ERROPOS1151363, whole genome shotgun sequence:
- the tnrc6bb.1 gene encoding trinucleotide repeat-containing gene 6B protein isoform X1 produces the protein MEDRHCKTEDSAHQEGTKDSIKGSLSASSLTCTSSRSDFTQALSPCPAVGGSSDPPEGGNNAKWTTVANGQPPSAVSQRYMPREVPPRFRNQQEPKVLLKRGQPPLSCMLLGGGPGGDVTPSPNASTADASDATVSLHSSSDASVTPIYANHSWGIGSGGQSSAQGMEKIVVDGADSEKWPSVEGSAAQVYSSSWNRDQRATAGPRMDGSSSLCEYSDTSAVEGLSSPAQNKETDQSVDSKAPSSAGDEDGPRGLNPSSWTADPDGGPLPITASEEPPPTPLSQAGAPYQTLGNKEWAELKAGPNDDRKEGGVTRAEPAGEKDGGSGGREMRGSNEHTSTGWTSDSVGVSGEDVRDGSRASAARLQDSVLANDSVKSRDDNQRSVRDWDGVEGESARSDDGTRIQTDRAEETLQTMISRSNLDPRVLCNTGWGKTQIKQTVAWNLELDSENVCKEGWKSPGDAPLPRSKLQKQEGPEVCQGQGWRDDEWIEKTAVKRDGWGTRGEVRTGGWGEAQDDDSSCKRERVGWDQSSRRERGQTTPLPEPKGDCKDQAEGLWGSSEETGGWRGEKQLPSQIPNKQTTLKTQIQQQPQPQMAGPPKTSQDRGHPESQNKGSGWTSGPIPQIPSATESSGWDEPSPQSVSRKMEIDDGTSAWGDPSRYSRNNVNLWDKNGSKTQQQSCQSSGRQAAAPSKNPAPSTWGHSGGPSDESVDGGTGAWGKSLDAASNWEESEETGGGWGTSRSHANKSGSKSMQESWGDEGSVTSRHSSWEEEDGGTGVWGNRGPQSSMSSYNSGSWGQSHGGRRHNTQSPLKGNSGDSWSTPVTRQFSNMNIMDEDSSSVSQDRHDRRGMNDGEMRRGGRAGASFRSQNSKDITPGESGPYMDRVGGHAVFGSGGISQLRGVHQTGVHPFSRSPVIRAPVPQFLPPPVAGPMLKPMAPPGGGMFPPQLSPQHMAMLGGVHPHMQQFQLACQLLLQQQQQQQQFLNQRKFPAPPRQQPDAQQLARIMAILQQQGVGGGKLPSSPMGGPVPKHPETPPLHHLNKPLDTPLHAVMGGSDLHNKPSAAYTGFAGGSDLDSLIGGLKDGGGAQSRFKWMMDGNSMTPSPPEVTLHNGPVKLGGGSSYPQYDVLGGSWHRSAAGKVDTSPVNTTWPPEFQPGVPWKGVQSPEPSPYMTSAGMMGPSVLSDPEHQLLQDNTGSNSLNTRLPSPGAWPYSTSDPSHTAHTSVKSSELKSSWPPEPIGHSKSWRTNRNTSHQPRPPPGLSNQKQSWSGEGPQMPRGWGGETGSQESPFKPEWSDGGAGKSWLLLRNLTPQIDGSTLKTICLQHGPLLTFHLGLTPGTALIRYSSPHEAANAQSALHMCVLGNTTILAEFMSDDDVIRYFTHSQTTGVTGSPEGSSGSDPASREGVGGDEEAAVRMTSAGWQGLDVSGGSGPEGLALLSQWSNSSQEGAGKGFWGGVAPGYHSSSLWGTSQMEDGPAALLPGNLLGGGADSL, from the exons ATGGAAGACCGTCACTGTAAGACCGAAGACAGCGCTCATCAGGAG ggcACTAAAGACAGTATTAAAG GATCTTTATCTGCCTCATCTCTCACCTGTACTTCATCACGGTCTGATTTTACCCAAGCACTCTCCCCCTGTCCTGCTGTCGGGGGTTCATCTgacccccccgagggagggaacAATGCAAAGTGGACCACTGTGGCCAACGGACAGCCCCCCTCCGCGGTGTCCCAGCGCTACATGCCCCGTGAGGTTCCCCCGCGCTTCCGCAACCAGCAGGAACCAAAAGTGCTACTGAAGAGGGGTCAGCCGCCACTGTCCTGCATGCTGCTGGGGGGTGGACCGGGAGGGGACGTCACGCCCTCTCCTAATGCAAGCACAGCTGACGCCTCGG ATGCTACTGTTTCTCTGCACTCATCATCTGACGCCTCCGTCACTCCAATTTATGCAAATCACTCATGGGGGATAGGCTCAGGGGGCCAATCTTCCGCTCAGGGAATGGAGAAGATTGTAGTGGACGGCGCTGATTCAGAGAAATGGCCGAGTGTGGAGGGTTCTGCAGCACAGGTCTACAGTTCCTCCTGGAATAGAGACCAGAGAGCGACTGCTGGACCAAGAATGGATGGGTCCTCTTCTCTCTGTGAATATTCAGACACCAGTGCAGTAGAGGGTTTATCCTCACCGGCTCAGAATAAAGAAACGGATCAGTCCGTTGATTCCAAGGCGCCATCTTCTGCTGGAGATGAAGACGGTCCTCGAGGCCTGAACCCTTCATCCTGGACTGCCGACCCTGACGGAGGACCCTTACCCATCACTGCCTCTGAGGAACCTCCTCCCACACCCTTGAGTCAGGCTGGTGCACCGTACCAGACGCTCGGCAACAAAGAGTGGGCGGAGCTTAAAGCTGGaccaaatgatgacagaaaagaGGGTGGAGTCACCCGTGCAGAACCTGCAGGAGAGAAGGACGGAGGTTCAGGGGGTCGAGAGATGAGGGGTTCAAATGAACACACGTCTACAGGATGGACGTCAGACTCAGTTGGGGTGTCAGGAGAGGACGTGAGAGACGGCTCGAGGGCGAGCGCAGCTCGTTTACAAGACTCTGTGCTCGCAAACGATTCGGTGAAATCAAGAGATGACAATCAGAGGAGTGTTCGTGATTGGGATGGTGTGGAGGGAGAATCAGCCCGCAGTGATGATGGAACACGCATCCAGACTGATCGCGCTGAAGAGACCCTGCAGACGATGATCAGTCGCAGTAACCTCGACCCCAGGGTCCTCTGTAACACAGGATGGGGTAAGACCCAGATCAAACAGACCGTGGCATGGAATCTGGAGCTAGACAGTGAGAACGTGTGTAAGGAGGGATGGAAGAGTCCAggtgatgctcctcttcccagATCTAAACTCCAGAAGCAGGAAGGACCGGAGGTCTGTCAGGGTCAGGGTTGGAGAGATGACGAGTGGATTGAGAAGACGGCAGTGAAAAGGGATGGTTGGGGCACGCGTGGAGAAGTTAGGACTGGTGGGTGGGGGGAAGCTCAGGACGATGACAGTTCGTGCAAGAGAGAACGCGTGGGGTGGGATCAGAGCAGCAGACGTGAGCGGGGACAGACCACACCTCTGCCTGAACCTAAAGGAGACTGTAAGGATCAGGCTGAGGGTTTATGGGGCAGCTCTGAAGAGACGGGTGGATGGAGAGGTGAGAAACAGCTTCCGTCACAGataccaaacaaacaaacaacacttaAAACACAAATCCAACAGCAGCCGCAACCACAGATGGCGGGACCTCCAAAGACCTCACAGGACAGAGGTCATCCAGAGAGTCAGAACAAAGGGTCCGGATGGACGTCTGGGCCCATCCCTCAGATACCTTCAGCTACCGAGTCCAGCGGCTGGGACGAACCCTCGCCTCAGTCCGTCAGCAGGAAGATGGAGATCGACGACGGCACATCTGCATGGGGCGATCCTTCACGTTACAGCAGAAACAACGTCAATCTGTGGGATAAGAATGGCTCAAAGACCCAACAGCAGAGTTGTCAGTCATCCGGACGCCAAGCGGCAGCGCCGTCTAAGAACCCTG CTCCTTCAACATGGGGACACAGCGGTGGTCCCTCAGATGAGTCTGTGGACGGTGGCACAGGTGCGTGGGGGAAATCATTGGATGCCGCATCTAACTGGGAGGAGTCAGAGGAGACAGGAGGAGGATGGGGAACGTCACGGTCTCATGCGAACAAGTCTG GTTCAAAGTCTATGCAAGAGAGTTGGGGTGATGAAGGATCAGTCACATCGCGTCACTCCAGCTGGGAGGAGGAGGATGGTGGCACCGGTGTGTGGGGTAACAGGGGACCTCAAAGCAGCATGTCCTCGTATAACTCTGGGAGCTGGGGGCAGAGTCACGGCGGCAGACGACATAACACACAG AGTCCTCTTAAAGGTAACAGTGGTGATTCATGGTCTACTCCCGTGACTCGACAGTTCTCAAACATGAACATCATG GATGAAGACTCCAGCAGCGTGAGTCAGGACAGACACGACAGGAGAGGAATGAATGATGGAGAAATGCGGCGAGGAGGCAGAGCTGGAGCATCGTTCCGCTCGCAGAACTCCAAAGACATCACACCTGGAGAGAGTGGACCGTACATGGACAGG gTTGGGGGTCACGCTGTGTTTGGCAGTGGTGGGATTTCTCAGTTGAGGGGGGTGCATCAGACTGGTGTTCACCCCTTCAGTCGTTCTCCTGTCATACGAGCACCAGTGCCTCAGTTTCTTCCTCCtccg GTCGCTGGGCCGATGCTAAAGCCAATGGCGCCCCCTGGTGGTGGTATGTTCCCTCCCCAGCTCTCTCCTCAGCACATGGCCATGCTCGGTGGTGTTCATCCACACATGCAGCAGTTTCAACTA gcTTGTCAACTTCTTCTTCAACAACAGCAGCAACAGCAACAGTTTCTGAATCAGAGGAAGTTTCCTGCTCCTCCAAGACAGCAGCCTGACGCGCAGCag tTGGCACGTATAATGGCTATTCTCCAGCAGCAGGGGGTGGGAGGAGGAAAACTCCCATCATCCCCCATGGGAGGACCTGTGCCCAAACACCCAGAAACCCCGCCCCTCCATCACCTGAACAAACCGCTGGACACACCCCTGCACGCTGTGATGGGAGGATCTGACCTGCACAACAAACCATCTGCCGCTTACACAG GTTTTGCTGGCGGCTCTGATCTGGACTCTCTGATTGGTGGACTGAAGGATGGAGGAGGGGCTCAGTCTCGTTTTAAATGGATGATGGATGGAAACAGTATGACGCCTTCACCACCGGAGGTCACACTTCACAACG GTCCAGTGAAGCTGGGCGGTGGATCCTCGTACCCTCAGTATGATGTGTTGGGTGGCAGCTGGCACAGATCAGCGGCTGGTAAAGTGGACACGTCACCGGTCAACACCACCTGGCCTCCAG AGTTTCAGCCGGGCGTCCCGTGGAAGGGTGTTCAGAGTCCTGAGCCCAGTCCCTACATGACATCAGCAGGAATGATGGGACCATCTGTGCTCAGTGATCCAGAACATCAGCTCCTGCAAGATAACAcgg GGTCAAACTCTCTGAACACCCGTTTGCCTTCACCTGGTGCCTGGCCGTACAGTACCTCAGACCCGtcacacactgcacacacatcag TTAAATCCTCAGAGCTCAAGTCTAGTTGGCCTCCTGAGCCCATTGGACACAGCAAATCATGGAGGACCAATCGGAACACTTCTCACCAGCCCCGCCCCCCTCCGGGTCTCTCCAATCAGAAGCAGTCGTGGTCAGGGGAGGGGCCACAGATGCCCAGGGGGTGGGGCGGAGAGACGGGCAGTCAGGAGTCGCCCTTTAAACCCG agtGGAGCGATGGCGGAGCAGGGAAATCCTGGCTGTTACTGCGCAACCTCACgccacag ATTGACGGCTCGACGCTGAAGACGATCTGTCTACAACACGGCCCCCTGCTGACCTTTCACCTCGGCCTGACACCAGGCACTGCTCTGATTCGCTACAGCAGCCCTCACGAAGCCGCCAACGCTCAGAGCGCCCTGCACAT GTGCGTTCTGGGAAACACCACCATCCTGGCCGAGTTCATGAGCGACGATGACGTCATCCGCTACTTCACACATTCCCAGACCACCGGGGTCACGGGGTCACCCGAGGGCTCGTCCGGCTCTGACCCCGCATCACGAGAGGGTGTAGGGGGCGATGAAGAGGCGGCGGTCAGGATGACGAGCGCCGGCTGGCAGGGGTTGGACGTGTCGGGCGGCTCTGGGCCTGAAGGACTCGCCCTCCTCAGCCAATGGAGTAACAGTTCACAGGAGGGGGCGGGGAAAGGCTTCTGGGGGGGCGTGGCTCCCGGCTACCACAGCAGCAGTCTGTGGGGCACTTCTCAGATGGAGGACGGCCCAGCTGCGCTGTTGCCAGGCAACCTGCTGGGAGGCGGGGCGGACAGTTTGTGA